A genomic region of Denticeps clupeoides chromosome 9, fDenClu1.1, whole genome shotgun sequence contains the following coding sequences:
- the tnfsf11 gene encoding tumor necrosis factor ligand superfamily member 11 isoform X2 gives MAASDYRGYLRDHADTERVRPRPRTHAHRPLIFATLAVMGALQVASSVAILLHLTGHLREVDLSSPQYQPLEEVRTEPLIAEPKKRPRFPKQKKVPAAHLPVRGPTDFSIRDEKAVMVHWNANQGHLMKIQYKDGRILLKEDGLYYVYAKTCFRLWIGEKSPTPQPDVSNAQLIQYVYHEKHTQSMIRPILIMKSGSTVRWDNKKYHFYCVQQGRGVHLSPGDALFVNVSSSWLLDPEPEASYFGALKLGN, from the exons ATGGCAGCTAGTGATTACCGGGGCTACCTGCGGGACCACGCCGACACGGAGCGCGTCCGGCCGCGGCCGAGGACGCACGCCCACCGCCCGCTGATCTTCGCGACGCTGGCGGTCATGGGGGCGCTGCAGGTCGCGTCGAGCGTCGCCATCCTGCTGCACCTCACCGGCCACCTCCGCGAG GTAGATCTTTCCTCACCGCAGTACCAGCCTTTGGAG GAGGTCAGGACAGAGCCGCTCATCGCAGAACCTAAGAAACGTCCAAGGTTTCCGAAACAAAAGAAAGTTCCAGCGGCTCATCTACCGGTTCGGGGACCAACGGATTTCTCGATCA GAGACGAGAAGGCTGTGATGGTACACTGGAACGCCAACCAAGGCCACCTGATGAAGATTCAGTATAAAGACGGCCGCATCTTGCTGAAAGAGGATGGATTGTACTACGTCTATGCCAAGACCTGTTTCCGACTGTGGATAGGGGAGAAATCTCCGACGCCTCAACCCGACGTCAGCAACGCCCAGCTAATCCAGTACGTTTATCATGAGAAGCACACCCAGTCGATGATCAGGCCCATCCTGATCATGAAGAGCGGGAGCACAGTCAGATGGGACAACAAGAAATACCATTTTTACTGTGTACAACAAGGGAGGGGTGTCCATCTGAGTCCAGGGGACGCGCTCTTTGTCAACGTCTCAAGTTCATGGCTATTGGACCCAGAGCCGGAGGCGAGCTACTTTGGTGCTTTAAAGTTGGGCAATTAA
- the tnfsf11 gene encoding tumor necrosis factor ligand superfamily member 11 isoform X1 — MAASDYRGYLRDHADTERVRPRPRTHAHRPLIFATLAVMGALQVASSVAILLHLTGHLREVDLSSPQYQPLEEVRTEPLIAEPKKRPRFPKQKKVPAAHLPVRGPTDFSITGDEKAVMVHWNANQGHLMKIQYKDGRILLKEDGLYYVYAKTCFRLWIGEKSPTPQPDVSNAQLIQYVYHEKHTQSMIRPILIMKSGSTVRWDNKKYHFYCVQQGRGVHLSPGDALFVNVSSSWLLDPEPEASYFGALKLGN, encoded by the exons ATGGCAGCTAGTGATTACCGGGGCTACCTGCGGGACCACGCCGACACGGAGCGCGTCCGGCCGCGGCCGAGGACGCACGCCCACCGCCCGCTGATCTTCGCGACGCTGGCGGTCATGGGGGCGCTGCAGGTCGCGTCGAGCGTCGCCATCCTGCTGCACCTCACCGGCCACCTCCGCGAG GTAGATCTTTCCTCACCGCAGTACCAGCCTTTGGAG GAGGTCAGGACAGAGCCGCTCATCGCAGAACCTAAGAAACGTCCAAGGTTTCCGAAACAAAAGAAAGTTCCAGCGGCTCATCTACCGGTTCGGGGACCAACGGATTTCTCGATCA CAGGAGACGAGAAGGCTGTGATGGTACACTGGAACGCCAACCAAGGCCACCTGATGAAGATTCAGTATAAAGACGGCCGCATCTTGCTGAAAGAGGATGGATTGTACTACGTCTATGCCAAGACCTGTTTCCGACTGTGGATAGGGGAGAAATCTCCGACGCCTCAACCCGACGTCAGCAACGCCCAGCTAATCCAGTACGTTTATCATGAGAAGCACACCCAGTCGATGATCAGGCCCATCCTGATCATGAAGAGCGGGAGCACAGTCAGATGGGACAACAAGAAATACCATTTTTACTGTGTACAACAAGGGAGGGGTGTCCATCTGAGTCCAGGGGACGCGCTCTTTGTCAACGTCTCAAGTTCATGGCTATTGGACCCAGAGCCGGAGGCGAGCTACTTTGGTGCTTTAAAGTTGGGCAATTAA